One stretch of Methanomassiliicoccales archaeon DNA includes these proteins:
- a CDS encoding DUF429 domain-containing protein: protein MKFIGIDLGWKMNPPRTNGTAVCMMNLNGEVEDIELLTTDEDILERLILNEDAWVGIDAPLMMPDEGRLRKCERILFSRGIRLLPTNRQFSIKRFGGCRGERLVAKLNLLGFELRNCHHPKGKAIFEVYPYGILYAITNGNVPRYKKGRKEVRRKGILEVLDGIISWEHSIRIPKGLKESILSDQNLAAAGDMIDALLCAVCVYSHWIYIGMRTECLGEESDGLILLPIMEGNR from the coding sequence ATGAAGTTTATCGGCATCGATTTAGGGTGGAAGATGAATCCTCCTCGAACCAATGGAACGGCTGTTTGCATGATGAATTTGAATGGGGAAGTTGAAGATATCGAATTGCTGACAACGGACGAGGATATTCTTGAAAGGCTGATTTTGAACGAGGATGCTTGGGTTGGAATTGACGCCCCATTGATGATGCCTGATGAGGGGCGACTACGAAAATGTGAAAGAATCCTCTTTTCAAGAGGTATTCGTCTACTTCCAACAAATCGTCAATTTTCAATCAAGCGATTCGGAGGATGCCGTGGTGAGCGGCTCGTTGCGAAATTGAACTTACTTGGTTTTGAATTAAGAAATTGTCATCATCCAAAAGGAAAGGCGATTTTTGAAGTATACCCATATGGGATTCTTTACGCAATTACAAACGGCAACGTCCCTCGATACAAAAAAGGCCGGAAGGAAGTACGTCGCAAGGGCATTTTGGAAGTATTAGATGGTATAATAAGCTGGGAACATTCGATTAGAATACCAAAAGGACTGAAAGAATCTATTTTATCGGATCAGAATCTCGCGGCCGCGGGAGATATGATCGATGCACTCCTTTGTGCAGTATGCGTGTATTCGCACTGGATTTATATTGGAATGCGAACTGAATGTTTAGGTGAAGAATCGGATGGTCTTATCTTGTTGCCAATCATGGAGGGAAATCGTTGA